The window ATCCCAATCTGTGGATAGGAAGCGGCCTTCCACACCCACTTCCCCACCAAGTCCATCAACGCCCGTCCAGGATTCTTCTGCAGATGTGCAATTGTCGTCCAGAAGAACAGCGAACGGTCGAATGCCAGAGGGTTTATGGCCTTCCACTATGAGGAGTTTGAGTGTTTCCTTCCAATCTGATACCATTTCAATTCCTGTTAGTAAGAAGGAAAAACCAGTGACGAGTGCTCTGTCTGACCGCACTTTGAGGTCATCTTCGAATGTGGCTCATAGACAGGCTGAAACGCCTGCTGCTCCTCGAAAGCTTACACCAGAGAGAAAAAGGAGCCCTGTTAAGGGGAAAAATGCGCCTGATCAATCAGAGAATTCTAAGCCGGTTGATGCCTTGCATTCCAGATTGATAGATCAGCATCGTTGGCCAAGTAGAATAGGTGGAAAAGTATCTTCCAATTCATTAAATAGAAGTGTAGATCTTGGTGCTAAGATTGTCGGGCTTGCTGCACCAGCTCCTGTAGTTGGGTTGTCTACACTGAGGAGAACACGGCCATCTGATTCTTCGGGTAAACCTTTACAAAAATCCAATAGTGATGCTGCTGCGTTATTATCACTTCATCAAAGTGGTAGAGCAGGACTTGGGGCTTCAGCTGATGGTAATTCCCTGCAGGTATCTGGACCTCACAAGCTTGCCTCGACAAGTTTATCGGGCAGGTTGTCATCAACAACTCATTCACTgaaatctcaatctttgcctagtACTCCATCACAATCACGACCATCCTCGCCTAGTAGGAGCTCAATGTTTGCATCCTCTGTTACCAGAGGTTTAAGCCCGTCTCAATCAAGACCATCTACTCCTCCTTCAAGAGGAGTTAGCCCATCTAAGGCAAGGCCATCTGGTACTTCTAGTCAGTCAAGCAGTTCAACTTCTGTGCTTAGTTTCATAGCAGATTTTAAGGGGAAAAAAGGTGCAAGTTGCATTGAAGATGCTCATCAGTTGCGGTTACTTTACAATAGATGTTTGCAATGGCGATTTGCTAATGCAAGGGCAGAGGCTGTACTTTATGTTCAGAAAGTAAATGCAGAGGTGGGTGTTTGTTCCCTTTGAATTAGAAAACTTTTAGGCATAAGTCTTTGACCTACTAATTTCTTAACAATTTCCTAGTattgtttatcatgtcccatcTTACTAATTTCAGATTACTGAATGGTTTTATCAATTGTATTGATTTGTTGCATGGTCAGGGTTGTGCAAACTTATTGCAAATTTGCAAGTGAAGATTATTATGTCAACTAACTTACATCGGAATTTAATTGATGTTGCAGAGAACTTTATTGAATGTGTGGAACACTACACTAAGCTTGTGGGACTCAGTAATCAAGAAACGAATTGATCTCCAGCAGTTGAAGCTTGAACTTAAGCTGAAGTCAGTATTGAATGATCAAGTAATGCCTCTTTCCCACAACAGTGATGACATGTTATCTGCGATGTTTTTATTGATTGCATTAATCCATAAAGGTTCCTGTAAGTCAATGACTAGGTTATGACGGAAAATATATAAGAATTTAGTGTGGTCATCAGATTATTGCACCAGGCAGTTGGGATGCATTCTAAGATTTGATCCGTGTGAACCTTTGGAAAATGTTTCAAATTGCTTTTAACTGGCCTTGTTATCAGGGAGTAGGAACTATTTTTGAGAATCCATCTGTCTAATAGAagagagttggcaatgaaggcAAACCTATCATCATGTTCTGTTTGTAATCATATTCAGTTCGTAAAACCGAGCAAAATAGTGCCAAGGTTGACATTTGTTAGAAATAATAAGTCATGTTGTGCATGTCTTAGTTCAGAGGTTTCCTGTTAAATTTTGGTCTCATATtatctatgtgtgtgtgtgtatatatatatatatttatttatttatttatttttgaacttATACCCTTTCTAATTATTGGTCAGATGGCTTACCTTGATGACTGGGGTTTACTTGAAAGCGATCATATTGCTGCATTCTCGAGGGCTATGGAAGATTTGGAGGCAAGCACTCTGCGTCTTCCAGTGACTGGAGGGGCAAGGGTATGTTAAGTTGTAAAAGATCAttaatttgatttatggaaAGAGACTTTTTCTCATCACTATAAACTTCGCTTTTACAGGCAGATTTGGATTCTTTGAAGGTAGCGATCTGCTCAGCTGTTGATGTGATGCAGGCAATGGTATCCTTCATATGCTCTTTGCTCTCACAGGTGAGATTCATGTTTCTATATTTTCACGTTGACCACGTTGTGATAGCTTTCAACCTTCTTCCTTTTATCACATTCTTTATGACATACACTGAGTAGCACCTACGATCAATGATGTGGAGGTTGCATatcttgtgaaaaaaaaaaaaaaattgtgtttgaAGGATATTATCTTTCGGAAAAGACAGACCTAATAACACAGAACTTTACATTCATCTGATGTAGGTGGAGGGCGTGAACAGTTTGGTTTCTGAACTTGCTGTTGTAGCAGCACAGGAAAAAGCCATGCTTGACGAGTGTGAAGCGCTGCTGGCTTCAGCAGCAGCTATGCAGGTAAAACAATTAgaccatttattttaaagaacaGAATGTAATTAGGAAAAGCAAATACTTTTGAATGCTTTGGGAGGTTGGGGGCTCTGTTATATATGTTATGTCGTAGTATTGAATGTTCTTCAGTTTGATGAACACTGATTTCTTGTCAACTGAGCGTGTCTTCAGTTTGATAAATCATGTTGCAACATTAATTGCTGATAAAAACTGTACTTGATTAACTTTTGATTACTGGCTGCTCAAAACAGGTAGAGGAATACAGCCTGAGGACCCATCTCATGCAAACGAAACAAGACTTGGCAAAGGCGAGCGGCCAATTTTGGCAACCAAGACATCTTCTTGATCCTGACTAGCTTCAAGGCCAATAAGATAAGCTCGCGTTGTCAATTCCGAAGGGATAAATACATACCCGGGCAGAGATAATTGTCTCCGTCAGTTCACCGTGATTGTAAAttgatttttcgtttttagCCTTGAAATGTCATCTTGTtatattccaattttttttcgttCTTTTCGGAGCAAAGGGCCGATGGTTCCGTGCTTTCCGGTGTAATTTTTTGTGTTACGCAGATGAAAAGGAAATGCAAAGGAAGCAAAGGATTGAATTCAGTGTAGAAACAAAAGTTCCAAAGGAAATGAGATAGGAAACATTGTAATTACCATATGCCTTTTTCACCATCGTTCATCGTCTTTACTTTTGAAGAGGTGTGTGTGTTATTGGTTTAACGGTTTCCGTTAGACCTAAAATCTGAGAAATTCTACTTAACGCCGGTCTGTATATCCCAACCCGTTAATCTGACCCAACCCACCCGTTGGTCTGTCCGGCCATACGTTAGACTTTCACCTCAACTTCAAAAGATTCTTATTACATGGTTGTCTTCCGCCTAGCACAAGTATGGTCTAGTCGAGGGACTACATAAACAAGTTGAGGGACCAAAAGGGTTATTGAGATTGATaaaactcctcactttggtccttaagatttaaaatcgatagaaatggtctctgaatttgtccaccgtcaatcatttggtcattccgtaaaaaatctctattaaataagAAGAAAACGACAAAAAcatcctcaatttttgtcaaatcattttcgtccgttatttattaaattaaaggtatttttgttattttgatgcTTATTTAACAGAATTACTGAATGACCAACGGTGGACAAATTCAGGGACAGCTTCTATCAATTTAAATTGtaagaatcaaaataaaaaattattcaaatctCATAGATCCTGAAATGCCAGATGTAAATTGGGGACAAACATAAAGACCCATTTACCTAATTTTCTTATTTAGAAAGAGAAAATGGAATTCCCGCCATACACCGGGAAAAGCAACCGCTAAATATGACTGCCGCGTTTcgacacaaaacaaaacacacacacatatgattAGCAGGAACATAAGCAGCTGCCGCGCGCCACAATTTGATCGGAATTTCTTCCTCGGACTTCTCAACAAGGCGACCTGTCTTTCTCACCTGATCCAGACCCACGCGCAGATCATCCTCAATGGTTACCAAAACGACCTCGCCACCGTCACCAAGCTCACCCACAAGTTCTCCGACCTTAAGGCCATGCGCAACGCACGTGACCTCTTCCTCTCCATCCCAAGACCTGACCTTTTCCTCTTCAACGTCGTCATCCGAGGCTTCGCCGCCAATGCCGCGCCTTTCTCTGCGATTTCTCTCTACACCCATTTGCGGAAGAATACTAATCTTAAACCCGACAAGTTTACCTACGCTTTCGCCGTGTCGGCCGCTTCGGGGTTTAAGGACGAGAAATATGGGATTTTGCTGCACGCCCATTCGATTGTTGATGGGTTAGGATCGAATTTGTATGTCGGGTCGATTGTTGTTGACTTCTACTTAAAGTTTTCCCGGGTTGAGCTAGCACAGAAGGTGTTTGATGGAATGCCCGAAAAGGACACGGTTTTGTGGAATACGATGATATCTGGGTTGGTGAGGAATTGTTATTACGCCGATTCGATGCAGGTTTTTGGAGATATGGTTGGGGGTGGGATGGGTTTTGATTCGACAACATTGGCAACCGTGCTTCCTGCAGTGGCAGAGTTGCAGGAGTTGAAATCAGGGATAGGAGTTCATTGCTTGGCTCTCAAGGCTGGATATCATTCAGATGTTCATGTGCTTACAGGATTGGTTTCGTTGTATTCGAAATGTAAGGAGCTAGAGACAGCAAGATTGTTATTTGGGCACATTAGTCAGCCGGATTTGATATGTTATAATGCAATGATTGCTGGATACACTTGGAACAATGAGACCGAATCATCTGTTAGTCTTTTCAGGGATTTGCTTGCTTCTGGGGAGAAAGTTAATTCAAGCACAATTGTTGGGTTGATTCCTGTGTCTTCTCCCTTTGGTCATCTGCATCTCACTGGCTCTCTTCAAACCTTCTGTGTGAAATCTGGTATTGTTTCGCATCCTTCTGTCTCGACTGCGTTTGTTACTGTTTATTGTAGACTGAATGAGATTGAATTGGCACGACAGCTTTTTGATCATTCTAAGGAGAAAACTTTGGCATCTTGGAATGCCATGATCTCAGGTTATACCCAAAACGGGCTGACGGAGACTGCAATATCTCTTTTCCACGAAATGATGTCCGAATTCAATCCAAACCCTGTTACAGTTACAAGTATTCTTTCGGCCTGTGCTCAGCTCGGAGCCGTAAGTCTTGGGAAATGGGTCCATGGTTTGATTAAGAGCAAAAATCTTGAGTCTAACATCTATGTATTGACTTCTCTAGTTGACATGTATGCAAAGTGTGGGAGCGTTGTGGAAGCTCGGAAGTTATTTGACTCGATGACAGAGAAAAATGTGGTTACTTGGAACGCCATGATATCTGCTTACGGCCTTCATGGTGATGGGCACGAAGCACTAAAACTCTTTACAGAGATGTTGCATTCTAGGATTTCCCCAAGCGCAGTTACTTTTCTATCTGTCTTGTATGCTTGTAGCCATGCGGGCTTGGTGAGAGAAGGTGAAGAGATCTTCGATCATATGGTTCACAACCATGGCTTTGAGCCCTTGCCCGAGCATTATGCCTGCATGGTTGACATCCTTGGCAGAGCTGGAAAGTTAGAGAAGGCGTTGGAATTTATAAAGGAAATGCCAGTTGAGCCAGGTCCTCCCGTTTGGGGTGCATTGCTTGGTGCTTGTATGATTCACAAGAACACCGAACTGGCGCGTGTGGCTTCTGAAAGGCTATTTGAACTGGACCCAGATAATACAGGATATTATGTCTTGCTCTCCAACGTATACTCAGCTGACAGGAACTTTCCGAAGGCTGCTTCAGTACGACAGGTAGTTAAGAATAGAAATTTGGCAAAGACTCCAGGGTGCACTCTCGTTGAGATTGGTGAGACCCCGCATGTGTTTACATGTGGTGATCGATCTCATCCTCAAACAACGGCAATCTACAGGATGCTGGATGAGTTAATGGGAAAAATGGCAGAGGCTGGATTTCAGACTGAAACTGTGACTGCTTTGCATGACgttgaggaggaagagaaggagTTAATGATGAAGGTTCATAGTGAGAAGCTGGCCATTGCTTTTGCCCTGATTGAAACAGCACCCGGGACAGAAATTAGAATCTTTAAGAATCTCCGGGTTTGTTTGGATTGCCATAATGCAACTAAATTTATATCCAAGATCACAGAAAGAGTTATTGTAGTTAGAGATGCTAATAGATTCCATCATTTCAAAGACGGAGTTTGTTCCTGTGGAGACTATTGGTGACAAAAAGTTTTCTGCACCCGTATGCAAGCATCAAGTTCTGCAGTTTCATGTTGCTTCCATGTGGTAACACTGGAGAGTCACTTCATCAATAACTTTCACAGCTTAACAAGGATACTGAAGGACATTCTTCGCCGAAAATAGATGAAGCTGAACCCCGTCCGATACTCTGGCATGGAACGACTAAATTACAGGAAACACAGGAAAGACTTGTTTCAACACTCTCTTCCTAGTGTACGTCCGGCAAGCACCTGTAGCATATATCCTGCACTGTATTCTGATTCACCTGGCTATTCGGTACAAACCTCGACCATCTTCGAGATATTACATTCTTGATCTGGTGCTCTTTTTTCAATagcaaattattttgtattttatttggtgATAGCATTTTTAACTTCAGAATAGAAGAAATTGTTCAAATAAGCACATCTAACTGCATCGAATTTTCGATGCTTATGTTTTTACACCCTTTTTCAATAATTATTTCGataatgttttctttcttttgtgctaaaccctaaatcaggagaaaaacttgtgatGCACCCGTTGCATCCATCTCACTCACATTTGCAACATCATGTGAGCCACACATGATCATATACATTTGGTGGATTTTGCATGCAagttttttcttgtaaattaaACATTAGTAAGATGCGAATGGCGGTGTCACAACACAATAACAGAGTAATAAACTAAGAATCCACTAAGCTCCGTTGTGAGTGAGTTAGTTCCAAAGTGACAAACAAAACTTTTCCAATTCACTTATGGCTGGTTTGGGATTGtggggtttgttttttttttaacttattaaaaaatctgaaacatcaaatgtgtttggtaaaaaaaaaaaaaaaaaaaaaaaaagtgtttggttgaAAAACATTTGTCAATGACAGTAGAAAAGCAGAAGCAGGGTCTACAATGCTTCtgaaaaagtgtttttttttttcaaagcacattaCCAGTATCCCCTCTACATTTTACAATATGATAATCTTTGCACCTGCATTATTgtctttgacaattattatatcacattaaataccGTATCATTTTTAGTCATGTAACATATTCACACAGatattatataaaagtttacccaACACTTAGAtactatttttttggttaaaagcacttcacaaaaaaaaaatttaccaaacacccaacaactttattttacagttatttattttcacaacacagcaataccaaactaccCTTAGAAAACTTGGTACATTGATTGCACTTCAAAGCTACACACAAACTTGGTACCTTACTTTACCTTTATTCATACTTGTGCATACTCTGTAAAGATATATCTTCTGCAGATGCACTTTTCAGAAAAGGATGAAAGGAATACAAGTATTTTCAGCAATTGATTCCGCACTGTTTCGTGTCAGGTCCCTTGGTTTGCAACACAAATGGATCAATTCGGATCCAGAGTAACGAGAAGATGGAAGCCAGGAGAATTGACCAAATGATGACAATGGTTGGCGTCCGGTTCTGCCTCCCCATAAGACCTTTAAGGAAGGGATAGAGATGAACAATCACCCAAAAAGCAAAGAAGAGCTTCCCAAGCAGAGGCCCCATAGATTGGTTCCCGTTGTTTATGGCGTCTGAAATCCCAGCAACGACTCCAATAAGGTTGATGACTAAGATTGTGGTTGGAGGGATGAGGAGGGTTGTCCATTTCAACGCGTATAATTCTCCAAAATCCTCATCATCTGGTGACTTGGCTGTGACTGTGAAGTTGGTGTCAATGCCGGCTAAAACCTTGAGAAGACCTTGCACAACAGCGAAGAGGTAAGCTGAGACACCACCAATCACCCAGAACTGCTCGTTTCTCCACCATTCTTCGATGCTCACTCCGCTCCATCTCAGCTCAAGAATGCCAGTTCCAAAGATTGAGAGAAACAGCGCGATGACGTTGAGGCTTGCAAAAGTGCTTATctagaatttgaaaaagaacaaaacaacaCAACTTTGTCACATGGGAAATCTGTGCAGATCAAGCATGGGGTTCAACTTCTATGTTTTTCGGATGATTAATACAATCATTTTTGGTTATTTATTGTCTTCTACGATTCAATGTGGTGCAAAAGATAGCTAGAATTTGTTACCTCTGGCATGATGAATTTATCAGTGAGCAAGCAGACGGCGGGGAGGATACAATAGGCAAGAAGAGGAAGGGAGGTGAAAGGGTAGACAGTAGTGTTGACATAAGCAAATCGCTCTAGCCACTTGAGCTTCCCTCCCTTGTAGCCATACCAGAGTGGACTGTGGCGACTGAAAAAGATCTCAATGGAACCAAGTGCCCAACGAAGAACCTGGTTGAGCCGATCTGACAAGTTGATGGGAGCTGTACCCTTGAATGCAGGTCTATCTGGCATACAGTAAATTGACCTCCAACCACGGCAATGCATCTTGAAACCCGTTAGGATGTCCTCTGTGACAGATCCGTAAATCCAACCTAGCTGCATATATCCAAAAGTAGCGACATATTCCACAATGAATCAAGAAAATCTGCACTAACTTGACTCATAAGGTATCCAAATTTAACAGCGAATGATAAAAAAGATTGCTGAAAATTTTACCTCTAAACCCCATTCAGTATTGTCTTCATAACCGCAACTGATCACAAGAATGGCTTCCTTAAGCAATGCTGCTGGGCTTGAGGAAGAAGGGACACCGCCTTGTTCCATCATTGTTGAAGTCACGAAAATTGCAGACTCTCCgaatttcttttcaaaattcatttGGGACATCAGTAGCTTTTTGTCACCATGCATTCCTACTCAATATTATGTAACTTTAAGTTTTACTTAAGCCAAAAAAACATAAACTCTCATTGAAAATGATTAATTTTGATAAATCACCTTGTAGATTTGGAGCATCTCCatttgcatcatgcttggagtACTTTGGAAGATTCTTGCGGCGTCCAAAACACGGGAAGCAGTCACAGCTTGCCATCTTCGGGCGCTTAGGACCCTTCGGAGGATCATAGCCATATAAAGCTTGCCTTCTGAACACACATCCTGTGCCCACACACACAGGACCTTGAATTCCATCCAGACCTTTCATGTTAAtctgaaaattaaagaaaaatgaatattATTTTAGTAACACAATTATATGTCAGAAAACAATTGATCTTGGTGCTTCCTGTGGTGATTACTTACATCGAAAAAGACTCGATTTCTGTTCGCATAACGATCATTTCTGTCAATGCCGTCAAATCTTTGAGGGAACTGGACATAGCAAACCTTCCTTCCAATTTGGGGGTCCATCAAGAAACACATGGCCTCTCTTGCAGCCTTGCTGTTGTTTACATAATGATCACAATCCAAGTTGAGTAGGAAAGGAGCATTTGTAAGTACTCCCGAGACACGAACCTGATCATATGCATACGATTAGAAGTTTTTACTTGGTATTCAAGCAAACAGAAGAAAAGGAATGCTTAAATTGAAAGTTTTGTTTAGTTACCAGGGCATTCATGGCACCGGCCTTCTTATGATGTTGAAAACCAGGCCTCTTCTCACGAGACACGTAGACAAGACGAGGAAGCTCATTCCCTTCGGTATCAAGGCCTCCGCTGTGACCAAGAAAAACTTGGATCAAGCCAGGGTGATCCTGAGTGTTGTTTCCCGGCCACGGTGTCCCATCTTGCATAATCCACCCTTCTGGCGGAACCTTTGTGGATTTCGCAACAAGCGCGTTTATCCTAACCTTGAATTCCTCATACTCTCTCTGCATTTTTGCATAcgtaaaaaaattatgattagTCAGCCCCCGTCCTAATCAAGCGGGTTCTAGTAGTGACATGAACGCGGTTATATATGCATGCAATACCTTCATAGCTCGACGCTCCTCAACAAATGTTGGCTGGGCCTTGTCCTTGAGataatcaatcttctcacagAAGTAGAACTCAGGGGCTCGAGGCTCAATAGAGAATTTCTTGCAGAAAGGTACCCATTTGCGCGCAAATTCAGCGGTTTCTGACAAGGCTTCGAAGGTGAGCATGGAAGCTCCATCATCAGAGATGTAGCATGAGATCTTGTCAACAGGGTAGTCCATGGACAAGATTGAAAGAACTGTGTTGGCGGTATTGAGTGGAGGTTCCTTCATGGGATCCACAGtactcacaaacacatctaccgGGCAGAGCATGTTCGGTTCACCCTCCCTCTCATATCTGCATCAGTGATACCGTTGTATTAACTTAGTAACTAGTTAGCGCTTTGATGCTAATGTACACATACTTGTGCGAATATATACCTGAGGGAAAGGCGATCGAGGTAGGTCTTACGATCAATGGGGTACCACTTTGGGAACTGATCAAGGATCCATGAAAGTGCAAACCATATTTCACACATGACAGACACTAACCAGAGACCAAATGCGTCATTGACCGGATTCAAAAGCCTGTATCGAAGAAACAAGGCCAAAATGAAAAGCCGAGCCACAATGATCATCCGATAAGGGTTGATCTTGCCCAACGCAATTGGTACTTTCCTTGAGAGTGGCTGCCTAGCTCCATCTATCCTGCATTATGCAGTACCAATACACAACATTATATTTGTTAGTAAATGAAATTAAGGACTTAATTATTCGGTTGAATTGAGTTAATTAGCTTCATTAAAAAGTGTTGGAGTTTTGAGACCCCTTGTCCCACATCGGGGACATATGTTCGTTAATAGGGTTTATATATGTCGCGTCTCCGGCCTAACCGTTATGGTTTGGGCCATTTCGAATGaggattgaaggcttgggctGATGATTGTGTGTGGATTAGGTTTTTATAATATAccttaatataattaatattaattaatcaaaacaaTGGTATGGGacattttaattaatatattaaaaatgttttgattaaaaaacaCAATTTTTGAAAAGTGTTGTGTATTTTCAAATACGATCAACATGTATTTGAAAGGGTATGAAACAACCTATATATGTTCAGTCTCAATTTTCAGTAGAGatatctttttcctttctttctcccgTACAAAAACTTCCAAAgcataaacacacaaagcaattcacCATAATTCTGCAATCGGGTCCGGATTGAAGAATTAGAAAGTTGTATCGTGATCGAGTAGACGTCATCAAACCACACAACCGTAAGAGTGGGACAGAAATATTGTTCAAAGGACATAGCTTTGCGCTAGCCTCTATCTGTCAACCaagttaaataattttgttttctgtaattattttgtc of the Pyrus communis chromosome 1, drPyrComm1.1, whole genome shotgun sequence genome contains:
- the LOC137708857 gene encoding cellulose synthase A catalytic subunit 7 [UDP-forming]-like isoform X1, producing the protein MEASAGLVAGSHNRNELVVIHGHEEHKPSRNLDVQVCEICGDGVGLTVDGNLFVACNDCGFPVCRPCYEYERREGSQNCPQCKTRYKRLKGSPRIEGDDDEEDIDDIEHEFNINHDQPEDDHDQINGNNAARSPYYKTNNKQLAEARLRGTKSYGRGPDDPDRQSHFPPVIAGVRSHPVIPNIMAMHQDYLLLSLTRALMCVLNFVQVMQQGNLGGSDQPDGLNDADMAMIDGARQPLSRKVPIALGKINPYRMIIVARLFILALFLRYRLLNPVNDAFGLWLVSVMCEIWFALSWILDQFPKWYPIDRKTYLDRLSLRYEREGEPNMLCPVDVFVSTVDPMKEPPLNTANTVLSILSMDYPVDKISCYISDDGASMLTFEALSETAEFARKWVPFCKKFSIEPRAPEFYFCEKIDYLKDKAQPTFVEERRAMKREYEEFKVRINALVAKSTKVPPEGWIMQDGTPWPGNNTQDHPGLIQVFLGHSGGLDTEGNELPRLVYVSREKRPGFQHHKKAGAMNALVRVSGVLTNAPFLLNLDCDHYVNNSKAAREAMCFLMDPQIGRKVCYVQFPQRFDGIDRNDRYANRNRVFFDINMKGLDGIQGPVCVGTGCVFRRQALYGYDPPKGPKRPKMASCDCFPCFGRRKNLPKYSKHDANGDAPNLQGMHGDKKLLMSQMNFEKKFGESAIFVTSTMMEQGGVPSSSSPAALLKEAILVISCGYEDNTEWGLELGWIYGSVTEDILTGFKMHCRGWRSIYCMPDRPAFKGTAPINLSDRLNQVLRWALGSIEIFFSRHSPLWYGYKGGKLKWLERFAYVNTTVYPFTSLPLLAYCILPAVCLLTDKFIMPEISTFASLNVIALFLSIFGTGILELRWSGVSIEEWWRNEQFWVIGGVSAYLFAVVQGLLKVLAGIDTNFTVTAKSPDDEDFGELYALKWTTLLIPPTTILVINLIGVVAGISDAINNGNQSMGPLLGKLFFAFWVIVHLYPFLKGLMGRQNRTPTIVIIWSILLASIFSLLWIRIDPFVLQTKGPDTKQCGINC
- the LOC137712352 gene encoding pentatricopeptide repeat-containing protein At4g30700-like, translating into MISRNISSCRAPQFDRNFFLGLLNKATCLSHLIQTHAQIILNGYQNDLATVTKLTHKFSDLKAMRNARDLFLSIPRPDLFLFNVVIRGFAANAAPFSAISLYTHLRKNTNLKPDKFTYAFAVSAASGFKDEKYGILLHAHSIVDGLGSNLYVGSIVVDFYLKFSRVELAQKVFDGMPEKDTVLWNTMISGLVRNCYYADSMQVFGDMVGGGMGFDSTTLATVLPAVAELQELKSGIGVHCLALKAGYHSDVHVLTGLVSLYSKCKELETARLLFGHISQPDLICYNAMIAGYTWNNETESSVSLFRDLLASGEKVNSSTIVGLIPVSSPFGHLHLTGSLQTFCVKSGIVSHPSVSTAFVTVYCRLNEIELARQLFDHSKEKTLASWNAMISGYTQNGLTETAISLFHEMMSEFNPNPVTVTSILSACAQLGAVSLGKWVHGLIKSKNLESNIYVLTSLVDMYAKCGSVVEARKLFDSMTEKNVVTWNAMISAYGLHGDGHEALKLFTEMLHSRISPSAVTFLSVLYACSHAGLVREGEEIFDHMVHNHGFEPLPEHYACMVDILGRAGKLEKALEFIKEMPVEPGPPVWGALLGACMIHKNTELARVASERLFELDPDNTGYYVLLSNVYSADRNFPKAASVRQVVKNRNLAKTPGCTLVEIGETPHVFTCGDRSHPQTTAIYRMLDELMGKMAEAGFQTETVTALHDVEEEEKELMMKVHSEKLAIAFALIETAPGTEIRIFKNLRVCLDCHNATKFISKITERVIVVRDANRFHHFKDGVCSCGDYW
- the LOC137740296 gene encoding AUGMIN subunit 8-like, with product MDVRESALAALRKQIAVENPRLPLVPAGRNNNAVTTRHPRTREVSSRYKSPTPSSTTPSSPSGARRCPSPTLTRTSRPSSPLVSKRSQSVDRKRPSTPTSPPSPSTPVQDSSADVQLSSRRTANGRMPEGLWPSTMRSLSVSFQSDTISIPVSKKEKPVTSALSDRTLRSSSNVAHRQAETPAAPRKLTPERKRSPVKGKNAPDQSENSKPVDALHSRLIDQHRWPSRIGGKVSSNSLNRSVDLGAKIVGLAAPAPVVGLSTLRRTRPSDSSGKPLQKSNSDAAALLSLHQSGRAGLGASADGNSLQVSGPHKLASTSLSGRLSSTTHSLKSQSLPSTPSQSRPSSPSRSSMFASSVTRGLSPSQSRPSTPPSRGVSPSKARPSGTSSQSSSSTSVLSFIADFKGKKGASCIEDAHQLRLLYNRCLQWRFANARAEAVLYVQKVNAERTLLNVWNTTLSLWDSVIKKRIDLQQLKLELKLKSVLNDQMAYLDDWGLLESDHIAAFSRAMEDLEASTLRLPVTGGARADLDSLKVAICSAVDVMQAMVSFICSLLSQVEGVNSLVSELAVVAAQEKAMLDECEALLASAAAMQVEEYSLRTHLMQTKQDLAKASGQFWQPRHLLDPD
- the LOC137708857 gene encoding cellulose synthase A catalytic subunit 7 [UDP-forming]-like isoform X2, with the protein product MEASAGLVAGSHNRNELVVIHGHEEHKPSRNLDVQVCEICGDGVGLTVDGNLFVACNDCGFPVCRPCYEYERREGSQNCPQCKTRYKRLKGSPRIEGDDDEEDIDDIEHEFNINHDQPEDDHDQINGNNAARSPYYKTNNKQLAEARLRGTKSYGRGPDDPDRQSHFPPVIAGVRSHPVIPNYLLLSLTRALMCVLNFVQVMQQGNLGGSDQPDGLNDADMAMIDGARQPLSRKVPIALGKINPYRMIIVARLFILALFLRYRLLNPVNDAFGLWLVSVMCEIWFALSWILDQFPKWYPIDRKTYLDRLSLRYEREGEPNMLCPVDVFVSTVDPMKEPPLNTANTVLSILSMDYPVDKISCYISDDGASMLTFEALSETAEFARKWVPFCKKFSIEPRAPEFYFCEKIDYLKDKAQPTFVEERRAMKREYEEFKVRINALVAKSTKVPPEGWIMQDGTPWPGNNTQDHPGLIQVFLGHSGGLDTEGNELPRLVYVSREKRPGFQHHKKAGAMNALVRVSGVLTNAPFLLNLDCDHYVNNSKAAREAMCFLMDPQIGRKVCYVQFPQRFDGIDRNDRYANRNRVFFDINMKGLDGIQGPVCVGTGCVFRRQALYGYDPPKGPKRPKMASCDCFPCFGRRKNLPKYSKHDANGDAPNLQGMHGDKKLLMSQMNFEKKFGESAIFVTSTMMEQGGVPSSSSPAALLKEAILVISCGYEDNTEWGLELGWIYGSVTEDILTGFKMHCRGWRSIYCMPDRPAFKGTAPINLSDRLNQVLRWALGSIEIFFSRHSPLWYGYKGGKLKWLERFAYVNTTVYPFTSLPLLAYCILPAVCLLTDKFIMPEISTFASLNVIALFLSIFGTGILELRWSGVSIEEWWRNEQFWVIGGVSAYLFAVVQGLLKVLAGIDTNFTVTAKSPDDEDFGELYALKWTTLLIPPTTILVINLIGVVAGISDAINNGNQSMGPLLGKLFFAFWVIVHLYPFLKGLMGRQNRTPTIVIIWSILLASIFSLLWIRIDPFVLQTKGPDTKQCGINC